The window CTGTGAACACGACCGACGGGGAACTGGAGTCCTGCCCGGGATGAGCGGGTCTTGGCCTTAGCCCGAACCTTCCCTCCTTGTTTGCCGCGTCCAGACATAATTATTACTGAAAACTAAATACTCAAGAGAAGTCTCTCTGTGATGTAACTGAGATATTCTTTCTGCTGCCTTTTATATGTTTCTGCTCCGCCCTTCGGCTCCCGTGATTGGGTAGATTTGAATCCTGCCAATGGTGACGAGACTTGAAGAAACACCAATGAACTGCACTGGGCGGGGCTTTAGACGCtcccacaggtcacatgatttgctcCTCCAGTAGAACAGTGAGCAGACAGCAGTTCTTATTTGCATGGGCTGCATATAAATACGGCTGCGGTGGGAGGAGGAAGCATCATTATTCTCTCTGTTCTAGTGAAGAAGGATTGTGAGTGATTATTATGCCTGATCCCGCCAAGTCTGCACCAGCGCCCAAGAAGGGCTccaagaaagccgtgaccaagactcagaagaaggacggcaagaagaggaggaagaccaggaaggaaaGCTATGCCATCTACGTGTACAAGGTGCTCAAGCAGGTCCATCCTGACACCGGCATCTCCTCCAAGGCCATGGGCATCATGAACTCctttgtcaacgatatcttcgAGCGCATCGCAGGGGAAGCCTCCCGCCTGGCTCACTACAACAAGCGCTCCACCATCACCTCCCGGGAGATCCAGACCGCCGTGCGCCTGCTGCTGCCTGGAGAGCTGGCCAAGCACGCCGTGTCCGAGGGCACCAAAGCCGTCACCAAGTACACCAGCGCCAAGTAACCTGCTCCGCCTCCTGCTGTCaccccaaaggctcttctaagagccgCCACATTGTCTATAATAGAGCTGGGGCTTCTCCTGTCTGTATTCCCCGTATTCTGTTCTGTATATGTGGCCGCTATTCTGTCAGTACAGTCtattgatactatatatatatatatattctgctccGGGATCGGGTGAGATCAGAGCGACTGCTGCggttctcactgactgcaggatgtatattctcctgtggtggagcggggggcGCTGTAGAGTTCTCCGTAGTTAACCCATTGCCTGATCTGTCTTGTGATCAGTATCTCCTCCACCAGATTCCCCGATTATTTCTTCTATAATCTCCTGATCGATCACACAGCCTTACTGGAGTGAATTGTTGCGGTAACGCTATAATATGTAGTCTGCACAATCTATAAATCCTAATTTACTGACCGGGGAATCTATTGATCGGTATCGCCGGGGTTTATTATGAGACTCTCATCCTACtgtgtgtgcactgactgggaGGGAACAATAGAGAAACAAGGAGGATGAGGGTAGTAGTCAGCCACCGCGCACACGGCtcattgttaaccctttagcggcATGTTTACTACAATGAAATGAC is drawn from Hyla sarda isolate aHylSar1 chromosome 4, aHylSar1.hap1, whole genome shotgun sequence and contains these coding sequences:
- the LOC130267541 gene encoding histone H2B 1.1, whose product is MPDPAKSAPAPKKGSKKAVTKTQKKDGKKRRKTRKESYAIYVYKVLKQVHPDTGISSKAMGIMNSFVNDIFERIAGEASRLAHYNKRSTITSREIQTAVRLLLPGELAKHAVSEGTKAVTKYTSAK